TAACCACAATATCATCAAAGCTGATGCACCATAAAGATGTTTCGCCTTGTACAGTTTTAACCAACAAAGAAagaagttataaaaaaataggTGCTTTTAAAAATGGGACCTTTGGAGATTCCTTGTGTTATACTAGTAGcgtatgtctgtctgtgaataactcagtgcgcgtgtgtgtgggtggtgaAGTGAGcaagtgaggagagagagaacgaaaatgagtgtgtgtgtgcgaggtACGCTGTTACAGTGGCTCTAAGAGCAACATGTATGTGTAGTTTGAGCTCTgtgtattaaaaatgaaatgaaccGACACTTCAAGAAACAAGCCGGAGGGTGACGGGGGTCAGACCCGAGGTTAAGAGCTACAACTTTGGCCCTGGAGCACACCAATAGGTGTCCCCTGTGCGCTCTGACCACGGTCGAAATGCTGAAGCTGGAAAGGTTAACACTTTCCTTTTGGAGCCAGCTCAAGTGGGCACATGTGGAACCACAGTTTAATGCAGTTCTGCATTTGGTTTTAATTTTCTCCCTTACTGGTATACCATTATAATTTATCCACAATGATATCCCACCTTAGAAGCTTATGTCACATATAAAAGATAAAGAGAATAAATGTTCTCATCattacatttaactttttttaaggaAGACTGAAAGCCAACTTCAAAGAACCCTCTTTAAATACAAAGGTGGTGGCTCACCTGTGGAGGACCAGGACCTGGTGGAAGATAGGTTTAGCCATCAGGGCCGCATCCTCTCCAAGCCCCTGCAGGCTCAGACAGCCGGAGGTCAGGCACTTAGCATGAGAGATCCACATTGGCAGACGAGATGCCTCGAACGAGTGACTGAGGAAAGTTCAATACTTGAAATTACAAAATTACCGAACACATTCTGTTTTATTGCACTCTCAAGAAGGCGCAAAGAGTTGCCGAAAAACGATGACATCATGGACCCCTCACCCTCACCTGTATGTCCATGGTGACAGAGACATATTGGCGATGTTTGAGGCAGACACACTGGTGATATGAGACAGCACTGAAGGGTCCAGGAGCAGTCTCACAGTCTTGCCTTTCGGTCTGGTTCTCTGTCTTAAGTTCACTGACTGGCTCCTCCTGGTAGCATTTAAGAGCACGACCAGGCTCAGCACCAGCACAGCTCGAAACACCTTAACACAAGAAGACAAGGGAGTGCATGGGGCTTTtggttattggacattaaaacatgacacaaacaaaaaagaaaccgCTGAAGAGAAATCCAGAAAAGGAAGAAGTCATTAGCAAACTATATTTACAAGAATGCTTGATCTATTGTGAaccctttttgtgtgtttagcaGGTTTTCCATTTAATCAATTCTAACGATGTTTGCATGCATCAGATTTTAAGAACCAAAGGCTCAAAGTAGAGGAAAAGAAGTAAAACGATAAACCTGCTTTTTATAAAATCACTCAATTTTATGTCATATACACCTTTAAGCCCCCCTATAAATAATCTTGTTGTCTATAAAACCAGTTACAGATAAtgagagcagaaacacaacTCACCAGCTGCATGATTGTGTCGTCTTCCTGCAGAGCTGATCTTTACTTGTGCTGCTCTGCCGTCTTGTTGtgtccacactctctctctgtgtttataTGCAGGAAgactgtgttggtgtgtgttggcTAGATCTGCTTTCATTTCCGCTAAGACTGTGACTGATCTCAAAGGTGTACATGTTGATTTGTAAAGAGATAACTGTTTGTCCAATTGTGGTCAGAGTTGATTTCAGTCAGTCACCTTTTACATCTgtacctatgtgtgtgtgtgtgtgtgtgtgtgtgtgtgtgtgtgtgtgtgtgtgtgtgtgtgtgtgtgtgtgtaattgtcaTTGTCATTGTCATGGAGTCTAAACCTATAGATAGCATTGAATGTGTCACTTGACCCCCTTTCATCCTCATTTATTCCCTTGTCAAAGTGTGACCTACCTTTGTGACACATTCATCTGCCTCTTTTGATGCATCCTGTTGAAAGGTGTGAAAACGTTCTTTCCCCTTGCACggcttttttcatgtttctgtgatAACATTTCTATAACTTATAGTTGTCTGGCAAGAAATATTGAGGGGGTTCCCAGATTATGGAATGTGGCGCAAAGTGTCCAAACCAGACCAGACAGGTTTTTTTACCCTTCTAAGGCCTCCGTTTAAAATAGACCCTAATGTGTTGCCTATCAATGAGAGCAGAATAGTATCTATATTGTTCATTAACCTTCTGCCAGCAGAGATCCTTTAAACAGAGGATCAAACTATTGGCATCATTGTTTCACATTGAATCTCAAAACACATTGTTACAACACTTACACAGTTGCAACACACACTTACAATGTAGGGCAAGAAAATGCTGACGGGGGTTCTCGTGATGAATCAGcagatacataaaaaaaaattgtggtAACATCTTCTTACCCCATGCATCATTTAGCCCTTTAAGTGGAACATAGCTGTACTGGATGTACAGTTCAGGTTTGAGACTTTAGGCCCTTCGAAAATGTGTTAAAGGTAActtattattctccttttcaacaagtttaaacaagtctcagagctcctcaaaacatgtctgtgaagtttatCACTAAGAAATCCACTCTGAACCTggatttgatcatgtctatagaCCCCTCTACTCCAGACCTGcttagaacaggctgtttctgtgtctgtacctttaaatttaaattggCATGCAGGTGGCTTTGACTTTCTTGCATCATGCCCAATCGAAGGCTGACTCACAGGTAAGAACAAACACCTttctgtgggagtgtcacctacCTGTCACAAAGGGTACagatctccaaacagcctgtttgaggagaacttttctgaaaagtggagcaggcaaagtgtattttgcatagtGGGAGATGAAGAGTCTAGGGCCCAGCTCATGAAGGTTAGCAAAAACCTAGTCCATAGATTTAAGAAACAACACATGataatagtttttttgttttttttaacctaaattCTCACTGTTTCttattaatgcagaaatacacatttgattaattgttGAACGGGCCCTTTGCTCCATCAAGCAGCTTGGTTACATAACTGCGAGCAGACTCGTTTCCCAAAGGTGAAACCTGATGTGATACAAAGTGACAGATTCAAGTTCAGGATCATTTATTAATACCACTGCTCGTCACAAGTACTGCTATGAAGAAAAGCATCTCACTTATCAATAATCAATCACAGGACAAAATGATTACAGTGCATTATGCAACAAAtgaaaggaagaggagaaatcagagccCAAGATACAGAATATCAAGTTAGTAAGAGACGTAGATCGTCCTGTGAGTTTATCATTGTGCTGCAGTGGATGCGAACTTGATGGAGTTTATTAACATGAGTTGTTTGGTACAGTAAGAATAGAGAAATGGTTCAATCAGTCAGTCTTTATTTGCATAGAAGCAATTCATACCATGTGttaagacactttacaaaaagccggtaaaagacctcactctttgttatattatctataaagacccaacattcatccatcatgagcactaagtaacatttagcaaagttacagtggcaaagAAAAATCTTCCTTTAGGAGGCAGAAACATCGAGGAGAACCAGACTCAGAGACAATCACACTAACAACAACAGTGAATAAGACAGATTTATAGCTTCACTGTCAGTAATAATGTTTAAGTATTATCAGCTAAGTGTGAgaatagactgatcagtctgaTATTAACGTTAGCTGTGGTTCAAGAGCCCATCGTTATGCCCTTTGTGCAAATCAGatgaacagagacagaaaatctggaattgaaagcattttcaCTCAGTCTCAGACagggcggactccggattttaaatcaagcttGGTCAAGATCACCACTGACCTGCTATGTTTCCATGTCATCATCGTGATAAGAAGGAAAATGTCTCTTTCTGAAAAAAACCTGAACAATTTCACttaccttcccggtgttacagtctaagtgagtgacacgcccactGAACACAAGATGatcatttttcattgatatgtatggtcttggtcttgtctcggtctcggagcactctcggtatgtcttggtctcggttgactacaacactactgaATGCagtttattcttttcttttttttgacataTTAGGTacatattattttctgtatcttaattatgtttagattatttttttatttggtatgattttaacattatttaggTGGCAGCTTCAAATAAGTTCTTTGAATTTTCTTCCTCTGCCTGCACTGAATTTTGTCTATTTCATTATTTGTCtacataaatgtttatttttttactgtgcaaattaaaaaaagaaaacatgcaatGCAGGGTTCTTTATCCTTTCTTGATTCATCAAAACgtcatttgttttttcctttataAAATAGTCAGTGTGATCTTTGAAGACAGCTCAACCTGACTGAGTTGAAGCTGCACTTTGTGAGGAAGGTGGGGGCTGTGACCTTGGATAAGATATGTGATATGAGTCATCTGTGGGTGTACAGTGCTCATGTCTTGTTTCGTATGATGGCAGCATTTGCACGCTCTTTGTCTGGGGTCGATGTCTTATCTTTAAACTCATCAGATTCAGTGGGTTTACTTTACAAAGCAAAAAGTCAGTTACTGAAATGCAATGTGTATGATCTGACTCAGGGTGAACCTGAGTCTGTGTGTGGTGGTAGTCAAGTGATGACTTAACTGAGGTCGATCAACAGTATGCCATACTGTACTCTGAATCACACATCAGACTCTAATGTCACTGGTTTCATCATCACATTCATTCCTTTTCACATACAAGTCAAAGTTCATACTACAAAgtagctgctctgtggtaaccatggacaccaacaaAGTAGCATAGTGCTGTAGAAtagaatgtttgggttgcttagGAACAGTctagtttcagttaaattgtgTTAATAACAATGTTTTGATATTAACTTTTACTTCTATGTTGTGCTCATATAACTGTTGTATTAAAGTAATATCACACCCGAGGTCGAGATGCTGATATATTAAATTCATCACTCCCTCACTTGTGAAATTCTAAATACATCTTGTGGGCTGTGCCTCCCATACAATGTGAAGTCATAACTCTTCTTCTGGGgtttaaaatgaaaagcttCCTGTAAACAAACCAGTAACCTCTGACTTTGTGAGAACAAAATTAAACAGCAACGGTTGAGCTTTGAAGAAACGTCGCCATGGTTGGCTTTGTAAGTTATATTGTATGTGTCTACTTCAATCTATGGTCTCTGTATAATAATGGTGTCTTGTGAGCCTGTTATGGGCTGGGCATATTAagcatgacacaataataaataaaatcaatctaGATGATGTGAAGTATGCAGACTCAGTGCACAAGCATGTCCACAGCCACATTTTCTTTTAGCACCGTCAAATCATTTGAGAACACCAATCATTTTCAAAAgagttacatttatttattttttaactacaGTTTTTTCACCACTTCAATACTTGTTTTGAACTATATACAAATCCAGACAACACTAGTGCTGGTCTATAATGTCTTTTTTACGGTGTTGAATACACAGACTGTTTTATTGCTCCACAAAAGTTGTAAATGCACAGAACTGTAAAACCTGTCTCCCTCATATGAACTGAGCCGTTCAGGAATCACTCTAATGGCAGTGTGTTGATGCAGGTGAAGCTCAAATGttcatgaatatattttttacagctCAGAAAAAAGAAGCTGGGTGCTGCTCTGTTTCTCCAGGCCGCACCAGTGAAACCCAATCCAACATTAGAATAAACTTTTCCTGATGATCACGGGTTATTGATGTGAGCAGAATGTTAACATTATAGAAAAAGAGACAATAACAGAaaggatgaaaaataaatgggGGTGGGGGTCCATTATGTACATTTGGTAATAAATCACTGTTTCTTTCAGAGTCTGTGGAATCAATTCAAGAAACACACGTTGTCCTCAGATGAGGAAGATGATGTCATCGGCGACCATGACCTGGTTGTCTTCCTGCATGCGGGCTAAAGCCGATCGAACTTCGGGCTCTGTGAAGCGATTCTCAAGCGCTTTGTTGATGTCGTCCATCAGGGTCTTCATCTTCACGGACTGAGCGTGAGCAGACTGGAACACTGCGAACAGGGAGGACTTGAACTCCTTCAGCCTGTCGGGAGGACACGAGGAGAGATTACAATCTTTCACATCACACTGATGTTTCTTAAATGCATGATATTTTATTTCACAGGAGATTGTGCAAACCAAAGTAAACATACCTACAAGTCTATCCAAGCTAAATGACATTTGCCCTAATTTGTGTAGCAGCTAGTAAGAACTGAATCATGTAAACTGTACTctcacttctgtttgttttcatcaccCACCTCTCTGCAGACAGCCCAGTGTCTTCAGCCTGGGAGGTGGCATCCatcgcctcctcttcctccctcggTACCTTGGCTGGTTTTGGAGTGCCTGCTTGGACTAAAGGGGTAAAAGAAATCATCAGTCCTCAAATACACTAgagattatttttaaacagtcaTTCTATTAAAACAAGGCAGCGCAGACTCTTAAATCCCCTGGAAACTTAAAGTTTAATCTGAAGATATTCTTTCATAGAGTTCAGACCTTCGACCCCGAGCCCCTTTACTACTCGTGCTTTAAGTATTCTCACTGGTTGAAGGGGATCAAACTGCAGTGAGTACCTAAATAAGCTGTATTAGTAGTGAAGCAGAATGACATGTCTCTGCTGTGTAATTATGcaagtaaaaatgaaaaggtCCAGTCTGTAAAATATCTACCTAAAATGACCTTaatatatcatcagacattacggaaacatgttgaagtgctgacttctctgacaaaaatgcagcagtcagtatgtcctccttctaactttagattctggtcctgaatgctctgttttggttttgaccagagaaggtagacggttttacAGCACCTTCACATCTGATTCTACCCAACCTAAAACCCCTCTGCATTTTTTAATGAACtaaacgtggtaaaactaggatcaatattggagatgcttttgataaatggagagaggttagaacgcagaaaggtttacagaccgatgcagagctggctaaacactgaagcttcagtgtccacgacatagcaacctgtgtgcacatcaactctagggaggagggggtgaggggAGACAGCTtgctacaatgttttgaatttgaactgcagtacccattttaaacaccaggttaaagttacatattgcgcctttaaatgttgtgttttaaacatgtaaCAAAATACAAGGCAGTATAATGTGTATCAAGGTTTTGCTGATCATACATGTTCATGAAATCTTAATATACAAAGTGACCAGTAGATACAAATGTCATAGAAATGCAGGAGAGTTAAATATTTCCCTCTGACATTAATAAATATACATGGTTTCTTTACaacactgatttttattaaactttGTATGGAAAAATGATGTCCACCGGCTCTTTGAACAATACCACAGAGAAGGATCAATGGAAGAATTTAACGACCCTAACAGAAAATGAGTGTACGGGATGTGTAATAAGGAATGTGAATGCTGTCCACAGTGGTGCATGAAGGTGATTAAAATGAAGCTTACTCTCAGGGACATCCTGATCTTCACTGAAGTCATATGGGCTGTAAGCATCACTGCCCTGAGTGCCACtcagccccctgcaggacacagtGAAATGTTATTAttgactaaaaaaaacaattatttcaaaGAGCaggtatttgttgttgttttgtgtctacCTCTTCTTTGCAGTTTTCTGTGAAGGCTGAgtgacctcctcttcctcctcctctgaaccAGAGTCTTTGTCTTTTCTCGAAcgtttcttctccttctccagaACCTGCAGAGGACATCAGGCCACAACCCCCCCAAGACATGAACATCACTCAAACTTCACTGTAGAAATCTTTGCAGAAACAACAGTTAtgtatgcttaaaaaaaaaaaaaaaaaaaaaacagaacagaatgaTTTTGGCAGACATCAACAGCACTGACCTTTTTGAAGTAGGCAAACTGAACTAGTTCCACGGCCACCTCGGAGTCCTCCAGCTCCACGGCTTTGCTCATTCGCGCCTTGGCGTGTGCTGTGGACAGACGGATCATAGTCTCGAGTGTACGGGCCGTCACTGGAGAGGTCTGGAGAGGAAGACATGGAACGAGGTCAGAGCAGCTTAGTATGAAACGTCCAAgttacaataaatatttaaaccTTTCACTGGACGCTCTAAAACAATGTGTCATAGTTACACTGAGCAGAATTTTCTCTAAGTACAACCAATCTTCACTGTCAGATAACAACTACTTTCACTGTCCTACTGcatgatgtgtatgtgtgctgttTCTCACCCTGGCGATATCAGCACCCATCTGCTCCTGGCTTCTCAGCCTTGAATACTCCTCTGCGATGTGATTGGCTGCCTCCTCTGTCAGCACAGGGGTCACCGCCTTGGCAATGTGGATGTACTTCCTCATGAACTCCTTGCTCACAATCTTCTCCCTGAGACAAAGAACATGTTAAGACCATGATGCTGACTTTGTCGTTTAACAGCAGGTGATCGAGCCGCCTATTTCACTTTTTCCACTCTTTTGTGAATCCATGAGAGAAAAGTTTTGATTGTGATGAGATCGCTGCGTACTTCTTTCTCTTGGTTCCATGCAGCAGGTTGTTGTGTTTCTCGTAGATCTGAAGCTCTTCCTGCTCTTCAGCCACTGCATCCGGGTCTTCTGTGGTGAGCACTTCCACAGTCCCCCCAAAAGCCATggctatcaaaaaaaaaaaaaaaaaaaaagaaatatgtaaTTTTAGACATG
The Labrus bergylta chromosome 15, fLabBer1.1, whole genome shotgun sequence DNA segment above includes these coding regions:
- the il17a/f3 gene encoding interleukin 17a/f3 yields the protein MQLVFRAVLVLSLVVLLNATRRSQSVNLRQRTRPKGKTVRLLLDPSVLSHITSVSASNIANMSLSPWTYSHSFEASRLPMWISHAKCLTSGCLSLQGLGEDAALMAKPIFHQVLVLHRVQRQRPNKKSGKKTKKGYTFRLGTEEVAVGCTCVRPSVLLQETSVSKA